The region agggggctgggctgggacGGCATGGATGCCCACCCCCTGAGCACATGGTGCACCAGTGTGGGGTGGTGAAGGGGTTggctcagtccttccttcctgtctccctcccaaggGTGCTAGCTGAGCTCTTGGGGCTAAGCTATCCTGAGCAAAGCCTGAAGGAGGCCATCACCCTAGACCTCTTTTCCCACGCACTCATCTTCTGCCGTCAGCAGGGCTTCTCACTGGAACAGACATCGACAGCTTGTGCCCTGCTCCAAGATCTTCATAAGGCCTGTGTTGGTGAGAGGAGGAGGCTACTGAAGGGTTTGAGCCCAGGGGACTGTGGAGACTGGGATGGCACAAGGGACCACGGGAAGCAGTAGTGGATTACCACCTGGAATCTTTGTTCTGTCATTACAAGCAGTGTTATCATGCACAAGTTATTTCAGCTTTGAAACCATCCATTTCCTTATAGACAGCACCAACTTTACGAGACTGTTCTGAGGAATACTGTAGGTAACACACACAAATATGGAGACAATGGTTAGTAAAATAGCTCCTCCTTCACCTCCCACTTTATTCCTGGAACTGATATCCTGCGGGATGTTTAACAAGAGCTGAAATTccgtattttttgttttattgtatgtTACTTAAGGGCAGGATCTCGTCTGTGTTgttcagtgcctagaacagtgcatTGTGGGTGCTATCTATTGAGTGAGTTAATGAAACAAGGACTTCACCTTAGAGCTGTTCACTTCCAAAGCTCATGCTCAGTAAGGTAGCTGTTGAGTGAGTGAAATGAATGACTATTCGGGAAGGGACTCACTTGTTACATCTTGCTttccctcccagcaacccccttGGGCAACGTGGAGGAATGTTACCGCTACTTCATCAGTGTCCTTTTTTGCCATGGAGTCAGGGTCAGTTCCCCTGAAACGCGATCTTCGGTCTCCCACAGATAAGGTCTAGCCCAGTCTCCTGTCCTCTTACACACTCATCACCCTCATCTTCCTCTGAAGGCTGCAGGgggctctccctgctcctccacgGCTGGGCACCTGGAGAAAATGTCAGGGTTCCTGGAGGTGGTCAGTCCTCTCACTCCCAATCATCCCCACAGCGGCCCCCCTTCAGTATCAACCTCTTTAGGGAGGAACAACTGCTGGCCCTGGCAGATTATGTGGTCAACACCTACTTTCGCCACTTTAAGCTCTACAAATACGTCTTCACGCCCCAGGTACGGAGGCCGCCCTTCACCTCCCCCTTTCACTTGGTGCAGATGTCCTCCTCTCAGCCtcgctcctcctccttcccaggtGCAACTGGATCTGTCTTTGACTTACATGGGGCTACAGCCCCCCAAGCTCTTGCCAGAGGAGGAGACAGGTAAGGAAGAATGCTGGGGCTGGGGTTGCGGCTgggactggggctggggctgaaggctctccctgcttctggcCTGCAGAGAAAGGTGGTGAGGAGGTGGAGCAGGGCGTCAGCCCGCAAGAGGAACCAGAAACAGGGGTCCAGCCAGAGCcggagccagagccagagccaaGTGAGGATGGGTTAGGGTCCCCCGTGACTTCGGGCAGGTACAAAATGAAGGGTTTAGACCACATCAGGACTTCAAGTCTGTTTTAGGCACAGTGTCCTTCCTCCAAATGCTCCCTTATGCAGAAGCCCAAGGTGACAAACAGGTAATAAGAGTGCAGCTGCTGGGGGTGAGGCAGGAGCTATCTGCTGATCAGCAACCCAGAGGATCCAGGCTGGCcagctcccccacctctctccgcGGAAGGGTTATAGCTGGCCTTCCCTGAAATAAAGCTACACTGCCACCTGTGTAGCGGCACAGCACCTCTGCTGACCTGCCCCTTCTTCCCTGTCCCGGCAGGCCAGGTCTCCAGCCTGCAAGCCTACATCAGGACCCAGATGAACAAGGAGCTGAAGCAGCTCCAACAGCTGATGGAGGAGCAGCTCCAGGCCAGCGAGGAACGGCTTAGCAGCAAGCTGACCACCCTAGAGCGGCCCTCCCAGCCACCTTCTGGCAAAGGCAAGAACAAGACCAAGTGACCCCCAGCATTTTCCCCAATAAaggcctggggcagggcagccccatCCCCGCCCTGCTCCCGAGCACCTTCTGGGCTCCCGTGCCAAAGCCAGACACCAGACACGGCACCGGCTCCCCCTGGCGTGCAGATTTTATTGCAAATGCGGCAGAAGCAGCACAGACGAGGCCAGGCATGGTGTTGCCAGTGGCTGCCTTCCCCCTCCGCTCCGACCCCAAAGCCCcagctggtgggggcaggggtacATGGCTGCTCTTCATGGTAGTACAAGCAGTGGTGGGCCCGGCCAGCCTAAGGGGCAAGGCCCGAGGCCAAAGCCCAGAAGGGCTGGAATGATAAAAATCCTCCTCCTGGAGAGTCCTACACTCTGGGGTCCCCGGAGCCAAAGTGCTAGCCCAGCACCAGCACAGCGTCCTCCTCGGGGATAGCAGCAGAGTCCCCCTCCTCTTCAGGGCCCGTGATGGGAAAAGGCCCAGGGGGCTGGTGCTGGAAGAGGGCGGCGCGATTCTGTTGCTCCCCCTTCTTCACCCAGTGCCCATAGAGCCGGAAGGCACAGCTGTCGATGAGGCGCCGCACGGGCCGCAGCGCGTAAGGGTCCCTCAGCAGTGCGCTCTTGGTCAGTGGCCGGACACGCTGGGTGCTTAAGGCCACGCGTCCCGCAGCAAGCACAGTCCACACTGCCACCTGGTGAGGGGGGTGAGGGGCCGTGTGAGCTCCAGTGCAGTAGCCACCATAGGAGAAAGATCACGGCGCAGAGGAGCCGGCGCAACCCCGAAGCTCGCAGGCTTACCCGGAACCGCTGGCGGGGCGTGAGGTTCCAGGGCTGGCTGCCTTCACAGCGCTCAAAGAACGGGTGCTGCAAGGCCTGCTCCGCTGTCAGGCGCTCCTCAGGGTCCACCTGGAGCAGCTTGGAGATCTAGGGGGAACCCCAGCGCGTGAGAGGCAGCACTTgggcctcctccccagcccactCACAGCCTTGGCTCACCAGGTCTTTGACCGTGTTGGAACGGTCATCCCACTCGGGCGAGCTAAACTGGTACTGGCCCTCCATGATCATGCGTAACATCAGGATCTGGCGGCGGTGCCAGAATGGTGGTGAGCCAGCCAGGAGTGTGAACAAGATCACCCCGCAGGCCCAGCTGGGGAAGAGAGCAGAGTCAGGCAGAACTAGGTGCCAGGCAGGCGTGTGAACGATGGGACACAGaggagggtggaggtggggagaccAGAAACTCACAGGTCGACCTCCTTGCCGTAGCCGGGGTGGGTCTCATCCATGGAGCATTTAAGGATCTCTGGTGCTAGGTACCCTGGGGTCCCACACAACTCTGGGGAGAGAAGGCGGAGATTGACAGATGCCACCAGCTCCTTCAAGGGCCCCTAACTCCAGACCTCTGCTTGAGCCCCAACACTTCCAGGGCCGTAAGGGTTCCCATTCTGCTCCTGCCTGCCCTCCACTGAGGGCTCACCTAACCCCATCCCTGCTGAACAACTCAAGTGCCCACCAAGGTTCTTTGTGGCCTTCCTGGGAAAATCTGATTTTTGGACTGACTCCAAGGTCCTACTCCACCATACCTTTTGGCACCTccaacccacccacccaccccttaCACAGCCTTTTATCACGTTTTTACCTACATAATACACACGGAAAACAAATCTTCACTCTTTTCTATGTtcctttctgcccaaattgattcCTCCTCCTATGACTGCTATTCTGTATAGTGGAATCAGCACTCAAAACCAAGGAGAATGAGTGGGACTATGGGATTTCTTAAGGCACACACTAGGTAAGTCCCTCATTTAAAATCCTTCCCTggctgtctgcccctcccctccatacgGCCTTGGGCTCAAGTCTAGACTCCTGCAACACAGAGCCCTCCACGACTTGATCCAAGCCTGTTATATGTAGCTGCTTCTGCTTCAGGCACCAAATTTTCCATCTTGGCAACTGCCCTACTGTGTTCTGTGCCATACTTCCAGGAGAGCTTAATAGGCCTGACTCTTCTGGGTAattcattcccaccaaaagtacTGAAGAATGCCCACCATGTACCAGGCACCATACTAGACACTGGTGAAATTAGATGTGCCCTTACCAAGCTGTCTACCCgaaagcaaaccaagaaataataGAGTAAGAGGTGTGTCctgaagggagaagaagagaaagcaggggatCTAACCTAACCTGGAGCTTTAAAGGGAAACCTGAATTCTTAAAGCCAAGGGCAagggtggtatggggcaggagCAAAGATGGTTCCAGAATAGGAAAAACCCAAACACACAGCTGAGGCCTGttatccacccccacccccaaccctccaccGCCTTCTTCCTCAGGCAACAGGCCCAGCTCTGGAGACCCCTCCTTCCATAGGTACCTCCAGCTGAATCAGGCGCTCCTCCATCCTGGCTTCCCCTGCATGGTCCCTTGCCTGGCTGTGTCCCACGACCTGCACACctgtctctgtcccctcccccacacagatCGGGAAGCCCACTCAGATGCACACGAGGCTTTGCACACAGAAGGTACTTGGCAAGTGCTCACTgacttctccctttttcttgatACCTGGGTACTCGGTTGTCAGAGCCAGCTAACCAGCCTCAGGCCTGGGTCTCCTTCCCTCCCAAGCCTCTTAGGGCGCCAGGCCCCCTCACCTCGGAGCTTCTCGCCAGGTTCCAAGTGGCAGGAGAACCCAAAATCTGAAAGTCGGATCTGCATATTGTCATCTAGGAGAATATTCTCAGGCTTCAGGTCTCGGTGCACAATGTTGTTGGCATGGAGAAAGCTCACTGCTTCCAGCAGAGACCTCATGATGGACCTGGGGGAGGCGCAGTCTCctcgtctgcttctccctaccccaccctgccccctggTCACCCCACGGGCCACAGGCTCAGTCATTACCTGGTTTCCTTTTCGGAAAGGGCCACCTTCTCTGTGAGATAGTCAAACAGCTCTCCCTTCCGCATCCTAAGGGACAGGAGGGGTTGGGAGGTAGGTGTACCTTACATGGGGGCTGGGAAAAATAAGCCAGTGCTCATAGAAAATACCATGGAAGAGACCAGGGGAGACAGAGTcctctttggttttttttgagcAATCAGAGTGCCCCAAGAGTGAAATGGATGCCAGGGGCAGTTTGGCCCAGGGGTTGGCAGTCAAAATACATGCGCCATGCCATGGCTGCTGTGTTAGCAAGAATAAGAAACTTTTTGCGGCAGCAATTTACAGGAGGTCCTCATTATATGAGACTCATTATATTCAAAGAGGACCCTCTAAAGTGAATCTACTTAGATCATGGACCAAAATTTCACAGGTAATAATGGCAAAAAAGTTGGGCAGGATCTTATTTTTACCTTTCAAAAACCAAATTTATAACTGCAACTCTGTGTTGACCCTCGAAGTCAGGTGTTGTCTGGGGGCATGCAACTGTTCTGCAAAGCTGCATGATGAGGGGACAGACGCTTCctacctccccccgccccttttgCAGAGGGTCATTTCTGTATGAAGACTTTGTGAAATTTTTCCAGGGGTCTCTCTTAATTATTTGCTATTCAAAGCATTCTTCTGAAGTGCC is a window of Meles meles chromosome 21, mMelMel3.1 paternal haplotype, whole genome shotgun sequence DNA encoding:
- the PHKG2 gene encoding phosphorylase b kinase gamma catalytic chain, liver/testis isoform, translating into MTLDVGPEDELPDWAAAKEFYQKYDPKDVIGRGVSSVVRRCVHRATGHEFAVKIMEVTAERLSPEQLEEVREATRRETHILRQVAGHPHIITLIDSYESSSFMFLVFDLMRKGELFDYLTEKVALSEKETRSIMRSLLEAVSFLHANNIVHRDLKPENILLDDNMQIRLSDFGFSCHLEPGEKLRELCGTPGYLAPEILKCSMDETHPGYGKEVDLWACGVILFTLLAGSPPFWHRRQILMLRMIMEGQYQFSSPEWDDRSNTVKDLISKLLQVDPEERLTAEQALQHPFFERCEGSQPWNLTPRQRFRVAVWTVLAAGRVALSTQRVRPLTKSALLRDPYALRPVRRLIDSCAFRLYGHWVKKGEQQNRAALFQHQPPGPFPITGPEEEGDSAAIPEEDAVLVLG
- the CFAP119 gene encoding coiled-coil domain-containing protein 189; the encoded protein is MIRQKSSQFTALKIQSERKQPSELQRESQKDLSSVDGSVTRMVTGVRTESRTTASVEADEDPAANLFPPPLPQPRICMWKYLDIHSMHRLEKTANTEEMREVLAELLGLSYPEQSLKEAITLDLFSHALIFCRQQGFSLEQTSTACALLQDLHKACVATPLGNVEECYRYFISVLFCHGVRRPPFSINLFREEQLLALADYVVNTYFRHFKLYKYVFTPQVQLDLSLTYMGLQPPKLLPEEETEKGGEEVEQGVSPQEEPETGVQPEPEPEPEPSQVSSLQAYIRTQMNKELKQLQQLMEEQLQASEERLSSKLTTLERPSQPPSGKGKNKTK